GCGATCGGTGGCGAGGCGCAATGCACTGCGCAGTTCTTCGACACCGCTGACCGCCTCGGCGGCGCAGCCCAGCGCCTTGGCCACACCGATGAAGTCCGGGGTGTAGATGTCCACGCCCACCGGCTCGATGTCGCGGTTGACCATGTATTTCTTGATCTCTTCGTAGCCCTGGTTATTCCACAGCAGGACGATCACCGGGGTGCGTGCTTCCACCGCACTGGCCAGTTCCGGCAGGGTGAATTGCAGACCGCCGTCGCCGATCAGGCACAGCACCGGAGGGCGTGCACCGCCTTCGACGCGGCCACCGAGCCAGGCGCCAATCGCTGCCGGCAAGGCGTAACCGAGGGTGCCGTAACCGGTGGACGAGTTGAACCAGCGGCGCGGGCGTTCCGGGTTGAACGTGAGGTTGCCGGTGTACACCGGTTGGGTCGAATCGCCGACGAACACCGCGTTCGGCAATTCGTGCAAAACGGTTTCCAGGAAACGGGTCTGAGCCAGCGTCGGGGCGTCCCAGGTTGCGGCCAGTTCATCGCGTAAACGCGCGGCACGCACCTGGCCCCAATCGTTGCGACGCTCGGCCAGCGACTGGTGGGACAGCGCACTCAGCAAGGCCTGAGCGGCGTTGCGCGAGTCGGCCACCAACGCGACTTTCGGCGGGTAATTACGCACGGTCTGGTCGGGGTCGATGTCCACGCGCAGCAACACGCCGGGAATGTCGAAGCCACCGGCGAAGGTGACGTCGTAATCGGTTTCGGCCAGTTCGGTGCCGATGGCCAGCACCACGTCGGCCTCGGCGACCAGCGCACGAGTGGCTACCAGGCTTTGGGTCGAACCGATCAGCAGCGGATGGCTGGATTCGAGCATGCCTTTGGCATTGATGGTCAGGGCCACCGGCGCATCCAGCAGTTCCGCCAGTTCAGTCAACTCGGCCGCGGCGTCGATGGCGCCGCCACCGGCGAGAATCAACGGGCGCTTGGCCCCGGCCAACAAGTCGGTCATGCGGCTGATCGCGCTTGGCGAAGCACCGGCGCGATCAATGTTCACCGGCACGCTGGCGAGCAAGTCATCAGCTTCTTCGACCAACACGTCCAATGGAATTTCGATGTGCACCGGACGCGGACGGCCAGCCTGGAACAGCGCGAAGGCGCGGGCCAATACGCCCGGCAATTCAGCTGCCGACATCAAGGTGTGGGAGAACGCTGCGACGCCACCGACCAGTGCACCTTGGTTTGGCAACTCATGCAACTTGCCGCGACCGCCGCCCAATTGGCTGCGCGATTGCACGCTGGAGATCACCAGCATCGGGATCGAGTCGGCGTAAGCCTGGCCCATGGCGGTGGTGATGTTGGTCATGCCAGGGCCGGTGATGATGAAGCACACACCCGGTTTGCCGCTGGTGCGCGCATAACCGTCGGCCATGAAACCGGCGCCCTGTTCGTGACGCGG
The Pseudomonas lini DNA segment above includes these coding regions:
- a CDS encoding 5-guanidino-2-oxopentanoate decarboxylase produces the protein MATCGEVLVKLLEDYGVEQVFGIPGVHTVELYRGLARSSINHVTPRHEQGAGFMADGYARTSGKPGVCFIITGPGMTNITTAMGQAYADSIPMLVISSVQSRSQLGGGRGKLHELPNQGALVGGVAAFSHTLMSAAELPGVLARAFALFQAGRPRPVHIEIPLDVLVEEADDLLASVPVNIDRAGASPSAISRMTDLLAGAKRPLILAGGGAIDAAAELTELAELLDAPVALTINAKGMLESSHPLLIGSTQSLVATRALVAEADVVLAIGTELAETDYDVTFAGGFDIPGVLLRVDIDPDQTVRNYPPKVALVADSRNAAQALLSALSHQSLAERRNDWGQVRAARLRDELAATWDAPTLAQTRFLETVLHELPNAVFVGDSTQPVYTGNLTFNPERPRRWFNSSTGYGTLGYALPAAIGAWLGGRVEGGARPPVLCLIGDGGLQFTLPELASAVEARTPVIVLLWNNQGYEEIKKYMVNRDIEPVGVDIYTPDFIGVAKALGCAAEAVSGVEELRSALRLATDRQGPTLIEIDQAQWMKAVSK